In the Carboxydothermus hydrogenoformans Z-2901 genome, one interval contains:
- a CDS encoding methyl-accepting chemotaxis protein: MRLLDAYLKVAENLKELLGDEVLLAISDKENFIWYKPAADIDLNIYPGMPIPPDSIARQVLDSKRRIETYVTQEKSAFGKPYICKAMPIIEDGEIQGVIVLDTSTEKRDLVQRAIGELESSIKEINKAAEELSSSATNFSGEFAALAQRAGVISNDANEIRQLVDLINSIADKTHILGLNAAIEAARVGNQGKGFAVVAEEIRKLAQQSKFAVKDIAGKIEKILGEILALAQSIEEFSGLSEEQTAISEELHSTLSNLEQMARELSRLAEKF; this comes from the coding sequence ATGAGGCTGTTGGACGCTTATTTAAAAGTGGCAGAAAATCTAAAAGAGCTTTTAGGGGATGAAGTATTGCTGGCAATTTCCGATAAGGAAAATTTTATCTGGTATAAACCAGCGGCGGACATTGATTTAAATATTTATCCGGGGATGCCGATACCTCCGGACTCGATTGCACGACAGGTTTTAGACTCCAAAAGGCGAATAGAAACGTATGTTACGCAGGAAAAAAGTGCCTTTGGTAAACCCTATATATGTAAAGCAATGCCCATTATCGAAGATGGGGAAATTCAGGGGGTCATCGTTCTGGACACCAGCACCGAAAAGCGGGATTTAGTCCAAAGGGCGATTGGGGAATTAGAAAGCAGTATCAAAGAAATTAACAAGGCTGCGGAAGAATTATCCAGCTCTGCCACCAATTTTTCCGGCGAATTTGCAGCCCTTGCCCAACGGGCTGGGGTGATCAGTAACGATGCTAACGAAATCCGGCAGCTGGTGGATTTAATTAATAGCATTGCCGATAAAACCCATATCCTCGGGTTAAATGCGGCCATTGAAGCCGCCCGGGTGGGTAACCAGGGTAAAGGGTTTGCGGTGGTGGCTGAAGAAATTAGAAAGCTTGCCCAGCAATCCAAGTTTGCGGTCAAAGATATTGCCGGAAAAATTGAAAAAATTTTAGGAGAAATCCTCGCCCTGGCTCAATCAATTGAAGAATTTTCCGGGCTGAGCGAAGAGCAAACGGCAATTTCGGAAGAACTGCACTCTACTTTAAGCAATTTAGAACAAATGGCAAGGGAGCTTTCAAGATTAGCCGAGAAATTTTAA
- the pabB gene encoding aminodeoxychorismate synthase component I has protein sequence MTYFQIIEVPKFDLIALAEVFPKKEWFFLDSSLSPSTYGRYSFLGFNPEFTVKSRGNLIIKSYDNREEKLYSHPFSFLKSLLAEIKKPALNLPFPFKGGLVGYFAYDLGRMLEVLPSTAIDDLNLYDFYLGYYDTFVAVDHINDRYYAVSYREDKLKELLEYIEKSRNLEVKPPFYPPAGEFYSNFTRESYEEIVRRAIEYIKAGDIFVVNLSQRFTADFTGDPWELYKYLRKINPAPFAAYLHYPEFAVLSSSPERFLELKSGKVQTRPIKGTRPRGKTIAEDLANRDELYNSQKDRAELTMIVDLERNDLGKVAKVGTVKVPELYVLEQYATVYHLVSTVTAELAEGKDAIDLLAATFPGGSITGAPKIRAMEIIEELEGLRRGIYTGCIGYIDVNGDMDLNIVIRTILVKNKKAYFGVGGGITVDSDPTAEYLETLDKAYALMKALKFLG, from the coding sequence ATGACATATTTTCAGATAATTGAAGTTCCAAAATTTGATCTTATAGCATTAGCTGAAGTTTTTCCCAAAAAAGAGTGGTTTTTTCTCGATTCTTCCCTTTCCCCCAGTACCTATGGTCGTTACTCGTTCCTGGGCTTTAATCCGGAGTTTACCGTTAAAAGTCGGGGAAATCTTATAATTAAGTCCTATGATAACCGGGAAGAAAAGTTATATAGCCATCCATTTTCTTTTTTAAAGTCCTTATTAGCCGAAATTAAAAAACCTGCTTTAAACCTGCCGTTTCCCTTTAAAGGCGGGCTTGTGGGGTATTTTGCCTATGACCTGGGTCGGATGCTCGAAGTTTTACCCAGCACCGCCATCGATGATTTAAATCTTTATGACTTTTACCTTGGTTACTACGATACCTTCGTAGCAGTCGACCACATAAATGACCGGTACTACGCCGTAAGCTACCGGGAAGATAAATTAAAAGAGCTCTTAGAATACATCGAAAAATCCCGGAATTTAGAAGTTAAACCTCCGTTTTATCCTCCGGCGGGAGAGTTTTATTCTAATTTCACCCGGGAAAGTTACGAGGAAATCGTTCGGCGGGCTATTGAGTACATCAAAGCCGGTGATATCTTTGTGGTAAACCTCTCCCAGCGCTTTACCGCTGACTTTACAGGAGACCCCTGGGAGCTTTATAAGTATTTAAGAAAGATTAATCCCGCTCCTTTTGCGGCCTATCTCCATTACCCGGAATTCGCCGTCCTCAGTTCTTCGCCGGAGCGGTTTTTAGAGCTTAAATCTGGCAAAGTCCAGACCCGGCCGATTAAAGGTACCCGCCCTCGGGGAAAGACCATTGCCGAAGACCTCGCAAACAGAGATGAGCTTTACAACAGCCAAAAAGACCGGGCGGAGTTAACCATGATTGTAGACCTGGAGCGAAACGATCTGGGCAAAGTAGCCAAAGTGGGCACGGTAAAGGTACCGGAACTGTACGTCCTCGAACAGTACGCTACCGTTTACCATCTGGTTTCCACCGTTACCGCTGAGCTCGCTGAAGGTAAAGACGCTATCGACCTTTTAGCCGCTACTTTTCCCGGCGGCTCCATTACCGGGGCTCCCAAAATCCGGGCCATGGAAATTATCGAGGAGTTGGAAGGACTACGGCGGGGAATTTACACCGGCTGCATCGGCTATATAGATGTAAACGGCGACATGGATTTAAACATCGTTATAAGAACGATCCTGGTAAAAAATAAAAAAGCCTACTTTGGCGTAGGCGGAGGTATTACGGTGGACTCAGACCCCACCGCAGAATATTTGGAAACCCTGGATAAAGCTTATGCCTTAATGAAAGCGTTAAAATTTCTCGGCTAA
- a CDS encoding ArnT family glycosyltransferase, with amino-acid sequence MKKKKTKTLANKESNVISFSISMVYEKVIIILIILAALIFRLYQINEPFIGLHDWSSADLARCAKSFFTFGFFNLKGIPVMNVVPPLDGHLQYYYDWPFLIYYLFAISFKIFGFGEWSVRIVEVLFSSGSVYLIYLIVKELWDSEVALISAFIFALIPLNVYYGRVGVFETPNVFFMLLMLYGYIRWIKEFKRKDYLIFLAGFLLGAFEAWQIYTVAFVVFLHALWLYLFKGKKSRKFLSLVFLFAIIVIVSGLMQLAYLYFALGMDAVKGLFAAGKTRTATDSMGITFTISQYLNEEFSRIFTRAGVFNFILALIGLVFIGLKQFKKEEKTNLDILIVFFLSGTIWLVVMKNHSFIHEYTLLHFMPFLSMAVALGVKELSKIFVTAFKNWKVGLAVILLLLAVVSVENIPKTFEIFNLDLYGNLRLTGLALKESTENNAVCITPQNHPGPPTIDYYAERVILYNKQDLANIPPNRPVYQFYIFEQGLVQEFKNYFAKNNPKIVYLQNGYVAGIVKIR; translated from the coding sequence ATGAAAAAGAAAAAAACCAAAACATTGGCTAATAAAGAAAGTAATGTTATAAGTTTTTCTATTTCAATGGTTTATGAGAAAGTAATTATCATTTTGATTATTTTAGCGGCTTTGATATTCCGTTTATATCAAATAAATGAACCTTTTATAGGTCTCCATGACTGGTCGTCGGCGGATCTTGCCCGCTGTGCAAAGTCGTTTTTTACCTTTGGTTTTTTTAATTTAAAAGGCATTCCGGTAATGAATGTAGTACCACCTCTGGATGGTCATCTTCAGTACTATTATGACTGGCCCTTTTTAATTTACTACTTATTTGCAATAAGTTTTAAAATTTTTGGTTTTGGAGAGTGGAGTGTAAGAATAGTTGAAGTTTTATTTTCTTCCGGTTCGGTTTATTTAATTTATTTAATTGTAAAAGAACTCTGGGATTCTGAAGTTGCCCTAATTTCTGCATTTATCTTTGCTTTAATCCCTTTAAATGTCTATTACGGACGGGTCGGTGTGTTTGAAACACCCAATGTATTCTTTATGCTTTTAATGCTTTATGGCTATATAAGATGGATAAAGGAATTTAAAAGAAAGGATTATTTAATATTTTTAGCTGGTTTTCTTTTAGGTGCTTTTGAAGCCTGGCAAATTTACACCGTGGCATTTGTTGTTTTTTTACATGCGCTTTGGTTATATTTATTTAAAGGGAAAAAAAGCCGTAAGTTTTTATCTTTAGTTTTCTTGTTTGCCATAATTGTGATTGTTTCAGGTTTAATGCAACTGGCCTACCTATATTTTGCTCTGGGTATGGATGCGGTTAAAGGATTGTTTGCTGCAGGTAAGACCAGAACGGCAACGGATAGTATGGGTATTACATTTACCATTTCCCAGTATTTAAACGAAGAATTTAGCCGGATTTTTACCAGGGCTGGAGTATTTAACTTTATTTTAGCTTTAATTGGTCTGGTATTTATAGGCTTAAAGCAGTTTAAAAAAGAAGAGAAGACAAACTTAGATATACTTATCGTATTCTTTTTGAGTGGAACTATCTGGCTTGTGGTTATGAAAAACCACAGTTTTATTCACGAATATACTTTACTTCATTTTATGCCTTTTTTAAGTATGGCAGTTGCTCTTGGGGTAAAAGAACTTTCAAAAATATTTGTTACTGCTTTTAAAAACTGGAAAGTAGGTTTAGCGGTAATTCTTTTACTTCTTGCCGTTGTTTCCGTTGAAAATATTCCTAAAACTTTTGAAATATTTAATTTAGATTTATACGGAAACTTGAGACTTACTGGCCTTGCCCTTAAAGAAAGTACTGAAAATAATGCTGTTTGTATTACACCGCAAAATCATCCGGGTCCACCGACTATAGATTACTATGCTGAAAGAGTGATTTTATATAATAAACAGGATTTAGCAAATATTCCTCCGAATCGTCCGGTTTATCAATTTTATATCTTTGAACAAGGGTTAGTACAAGAATTTAAAAATTACTTTGCCAAAAATAATCCTAAAATTGTCTACTTGCAAAATGGATATGTTGCCGGAATTGTAAAAATAAGATAA
- a CDS encoding glycosyltransferase family 2 protein: protein MKLSVIIPCYNERATIREIIKRVQEVPVKKEIIVVDDGSTDGTREILQEIKNEFDNIQVILQPQNYGKGYAFRTGLNVASGEVVIIQDADLEYDPNDYLKILELFKNPEVKVVYGSRILNPANEKSYLSFYLGGRLVTFITNILFGSNLTDEPTCYKAFRLDFIKSVPMVGTGFELEPEITAKILKRGVKIYEVPISYFPRKAEEGKKIKWKDGLLAIWTLLKYRIKD from the coding sequence TTGAAATTATCAGTCATTATTCCTTGTTATAACGAAAGGGCCACCATAAGGGAAATAATTAAAAGAGTTCAGGAAGTCCCAGTTAAAAAAGAAATAATTGTTGTAGATGATGGATCTACGGACGGTACTCGAGAAATATTACAGGAAATTAAAAACGAGTTTGATAATATACAAGTTATTTTACAACCACAAAACTATGGTAAGGGCTATGCTTTTAGAACCGGATTAAATGTAGCTTCTGGCGAGGTTGTAATTATCCAGGATGCGGATTTAGAATATGATCCTAATGATTACTTAAAGATTTTAGAGCTTTTTAAAAACCCTGAAGTAAAAGTTGTGTATGGATCACGTATCTTAAATCCCGCAAATGAAAAATCGTATTTAAGTTTTTATTTGGGTGGACGGTTGGTAACTTTTATTACCAATATTCTTTTTGGCAGTAATTTAACTGATGAACCTACCTGTTATAAAGCTTTTCGCCTGGATTTTATTAAAAGTGTTCCGATGGTAGGTACGGGTTTTGAATTAGAGCCTGAAATTACCGCAAAAATTTTAAAGCGGGGTGTAAAAATTTACGAGGTACCAATAAGTTATTTTCCCAGAAAAGCCGAAGAAGGTAAGAAGATAAAATGGAAGGATGGGCTTTTAGCAATATGGACGCTTCTAAAGTACAGGATAAAAGATTAG
- a CDS encoding EamA family transporter: MTKYILLLLAITFINVIGQFFIKKGVSGQELSLASLAGIKYFLTLFLQPYIIFGFLFYAVSSILWMFVLSKVDLSLAYPMLSFGYVLVLVISKFFLHEAVSLQRWIGVFLICGGMILLAWNN; this comes from the coding sequence ATGACAAAGTATATCTTGTTGCTGTTGGCAATTACTTTTATTAATGTTATTGGACAGTTTTTCATTAAAAAAGGTGTAAGTGGGCAAGAGCTATCTTTGGCTTCTTTAGCTGGGATAAAGTATTTCTTAACTCTATTTTTACAGCCATATATAATTTTTGGTTTTCTTTTCTATGCAGTTAGCTCGATATTGTGGATGTTTGTCCTTTCAAAGGTTGATTTGAGCTTAGCTTATCCTATGTTATCTTTTGGATATGTACTGGTTTTGGTGATATCCAAATTTTTTCTTCACGAGGCTGTTTCCCTTCAGAGGTGGATTGGGGTTTTCTTAATTTGTGGGGGAATGATTTTGCTAGCATGGAATAATTGA
- a CDS encoding class I SAM-dependent methyltransferase translates to MDQGEIWKNLSKNSDIFNMINCYKNPLNFQRELAEMINQHFLNKTKVLEVGCGTAATSYLLNNNFNITVLDYNEDLINKLKTLFTYYLNKNINIVLGDMFNMPFEDKTFDLVFNSGVMEHYRFSERVVLLKEYARVLKDDGLMIIAIPNHYDFAYRLAYLVRKRLLRGRNWPWPEEYKIYDLKNEINEANLRLVNRIIVDKETNYSFIDNIYIRKIIEFVNKNFNKTNEGYLTVLTISK, encoded by the coding sequence ATGGATCAAGGTGAAATATGGAAAAATTTATCGAAAAATAGTGATATCTTCAATATGATTAATTGTTACAAAAATCCATTAAACTTTCAACGAGAATTAGCTGAAATGATCAACCAACATTTTCTGAATAAAACAAAAGTGCTTGAAGTAGGTTGTGGTACTGCAGCGACAAGTTATTTGCTAAATAATAATTTTAATATTACCGTTCTAGATTATAATGAAGATTTAATAAATAAGCTAAAAACTTTGTTTACGTATTACCTCAATAAAAATATTAATATTGTTTTGGGTGATATGTTTAATATGCCTTTTGAAGATAAAACATTTGATTTAGTTTTTAATTCAGGGGTAATGGAGCACTATAGATTTTCTGAACGAGTAGTTTTATTGAAAGAATATGCAAGGGTGTTAAAAGATGATGGTTTGATGATTATCGCTATTCCAAATCATTATGATTTTGCATATAGATTAGCTTATTTAGTAAGAAAAAGATTATTAAGAGGGAGAAATTGGCCATGGCCGGAAGAATACAAAATTTATGATTTAAAAAATGAAATAAATGAAGCTAATTTAAGGCTTGTAAATAGGATAATTGTTGATAAGGAAACTAATTATAGCTTTATTGATAATATTTACATTAGAAAGATTATCGAGTTTGTTAATAAAAATTTTAATAAAACAAACGAAGGATATTTAACAGTACTAACGATATCAAAATAA
- a CDS encoding glycosyltransferase, translated as MQKKMLIPISSPWEKHHRKQLILNLADEFKNFVDIYVIDRPYDILTYFLRKTVTKNYYRNTPGLNKVKENLYVLGISQVFHEHISSLNVMFDYINKNYVKTEIKKFISDVDIIWISEPNHRFYFDIFYNSIKIYEIYDEYLLRPNGKLRNAKIVSNDQQICDEADIIFYTSPKILQRRQKYSEKMFFINNGVDYSLFNANNENENKVILKIDNKKRNIIFVGNIGEFIEINAFFEILNEDNNHLYIIGNYELPMKNYILKLKSYNNCTYLGYIDHNKLKYYLQKMDIGVIPFKENNEFVEAINPLKFYEYLACGLPVVSLDLPIYNNLPEGLVYRYKKFSEINDLIKIAFDEKAKYIDFRKKYAQKNDWKNIAKAILSIFREKGII; from the coding sequence ATGCAAAAAAAAATGTTGATTCCTATAAGTTCACCTTGGGAAAAACATCATAGGAAACAGCTTATTTTAAATCTTGCTGATGAATTTAAAAATTTTGTAGATATTTATGTTATAGATCGACCTTATGATATTCTAACGTATTTTTTAAGGAAAACAGTCACAAAAAACTATTATAGAAACACACCAGGATTAAACAAAGTGAAAGAAAACTTATATGTATTGGGTATTAGCCAAGTTTTTCATGAACACATCAGCTCATTAAATGTAATGTTTGATTATATCAATAAAAATTATGTAAAAACTGAAATTAAAAAGTTTATTTCGGATGTTGATATAATATGGATCAGTGAACCGAATCATAGATTTTATTTCGATATATTTTATAATTCGATAAAAATATATGAAATTTATGACGAATATTTATTAAGACCAAATGGTAAACTAAGAAATGCTAAGATTGTATCTAATGATCAACAAATTTGTGATGAGGCTGATATTATATTTTATACGTCGCCTAAGATATTGCAACGAAGACAAAAATATAGCGAGAAAATGTTCTTTATTAATAATGGAGTTGATTACAGTCTCTTTAATGCAAATAATGAAAATGAAAATAAAGTAATACTTAAAATTGATAATAAAAAAAGGAATATAATATTCGTAGGAAATATTGGCGAATTTATAGAAATTAATGCCTTTTTTGAAATATTAAATGAAGATAATAATCACCTCTATATAATTGGAAATTATGAATTACCTATGAAAAATTATATTTTAAAATTAAAAAGTTACAATAATTGCACTTACTTAGGATATATAGACCACAATAAATTGAAATATTATTTACAAAAAATGGATATTGGGGTAATACCCTTTAAGGAAAATAACGAATTTGTAGAAGCAATAAATCCATTAAAGTTTTATGAATATCTTGCTTGTGGTTTACCTGTGGTTTCTTTGGATTTGCCAATATACAATAATTTACCTGAAGGCTTGGTTTATAGATACAAAAAATTTAGCGAAATTAACGATTTAATAAAAATTGCATTTGACGAAAAAGCAAAATATATTGATTTTAGGAAAAAATATGCTCAAAAAAACGATTGGAAAAACATAGCTAAAGCTATTTTAAGTATCTTCAGGGAGAAAGGTATAATATAA
- a CDS encoding glycosyltransferase family 4 protein, which translates to MSKKVIVLYAGFIHKGGGVVTHLKNLEKGLTQAGYKVDVWSLDKTILLGYFVAGIEKIFDRILPPSGKLLRYFATKILFYFQLKKQYLKYDYLIFEDVFSFPHAKNPKKLYFFHGYRADFLGDLTFRIKFFEKILLNYEINCLKKVKSQTAFVSREHKDLIAKTFNLNLDSAPVIENSTDLSLIESVLKNNYQKENTILSVGLLIKRKNPDFILELAKKIKTDGIGFKIKLIGDGPEFAKIKNKIEKYQLTDIVILTGKLSYKETLEELAKSKIFILPSFKESFSFVLLEAKLLGNYTIATEGLAVPDIFVDKFLPLDVNLWMEEIKDPSSKKEINIEEMKGRFSLERQINQIINYFEKNI; encoded by the coding sequence ATGAGTAAAAAAGTAATTGTGTTATATGCGGGCTTTATTCACAAGGGCGGGGGGGTTGTAACCCATTTAAAAAATCTCGAAAAAGGATTGACTCAAGCTGGATACAAGGTTGATGTATGGAGCTTGGATAAAACAATTTTACTTGGATATTTTGTAGCGGGCATTGAAAAGATTTTTGATAGGATTTTACCGCCTAGCGGTAAGCTTTTGCGTTATTTTGCAACAAAAATCTTATTTTATTTTCAGTTAAAAAAGCAATATTTAAAATATGATTACCTGATATTTGAAGATGTTTTTTCCTTTCCACATGCAAAAAATCCAAAAAAGCTTTATTTTTTTCATGGTTATAGGGCTGACTTTTTGGGTGATTTAACATTCAGGATTAAATTTTTTGAGAAAATATTATTAAACTATGAAATAAATTGTCTTAAAAAAGTAAAAAGCCAAACAGCTTTTGTATCGCGTGAACATAAAGATTTAATAGCAAAAACTTTTAATTTAAATTTGGATTCAGCGCCAGTTATCGAAAATTCAACTGACTTATCTTTGATAGAAAGTGTTTTAAAAAATAATTACCAAAAAGAGAATACTATTTTAAGTGTGGGGCTTCTAATAAAACGGAAAAACCCTGATTTTATTTTAGAATTAGCAAAAAAAATTAAAACAGATGGTATTGGTTTTAAAATTAAGTTAATAGGTGATGGGCCTGAGTTTGCAAAAATAAAGAATAAAATTGAAAAATATCAACTTACAGATATTGTAATTCTAACGGGAAAGCTCAGTTATAAAGAGACTTTAGAAGAACTTGCAAAATCGAAAATTTTTATCTTACCATCCTTTAAAGAGTCTTTTTCCTTTGTCTTACTGGAAGCGAAACTATTAGGGAATTATACTATTGCAACTGAAGGTTTAGCGGTACCGGATATATTTGTTGATAAATTTTTACCTCTTGATGTTAATCTTTGGATGGAAGAAATAAAAGATCCTTCAAGCAAAAAAGAAATAAATATAGAAGAAATGAAAGGGCGCTTTTCTTTAGAGAGGCAAATCAATCAAATAATTAATTACTTCGAAAAAAATATTTAA
- a CDS encoding glycosyltransferase family 2 protein: MNFKTAWVIPTLNRPKDIERLFNSYLKQTVKPDKVIIIDGSKNDETKKVCEKFQARIENLIYEYTTKLGSVTQRLLALKYLKDIDYALFLDDDFELNDNAFEILLEKIKTLPPKTCLELNFKTISYGSEIQKLGSSKFFNFFKKIFFLPHESTEKKVLPSGGNTWLNEYELILTDELKEVGWLSGCCMFLPVKPLLEKPNYYFNEDLQRFSGYALGEDVYLSVQLAKEGYKFYRVMNAWGIHHKTPSARPDLEKLMAAKVYNLRQIYKVKNKNNLDFLFYFLSIIGNFLLALFTSLLTKSSGSIKGFFKGLN; the protein is encoded by the coding sequence ATGAATTTTAAAACAGCATGGGTTATCCCAACCTTAAACAGACCAAAAGACATTGAGCGGTTGTTTAATAGTTATTTAAAGCAAACCGTAAAACCGGATAAAGTCATAATTATTGACGGAAGTAAAAACGATGAAACCAAAAAGGTTTGCGAAAAATTTCAAGCCCGGATTGAAAACCTAATTTACGAATATACCACTAAACTTGGTTCGGTTACCCAGAGACTTTTGGCTTTGAAATACTTAAAAGATATCGATTATGCCTTGTTTTTAGATGATGACTTTGAGCTAAACGATAATGCCTTTGAAATTTTATTGGAAAAAATAAAAACCCTTCCACCCAAAACCTGCCTGGAATTAAATTTTAAAACTATTTCTTATGGTTCTGAAATTCAAAAGCTCGGTAGCTCAAAGTTTTTTAATTTCTTTAAAAAGATCTTTTTTTTACCCCATGAAAGCACTGAAAAAAAGGTACTGCCTTCAGGAGGCAATACCTGGTTAAACGAGTATGAACTTATTCTTACCGATGAATTAAAAGAAGTTGGCTGGCTCTCCGGTTGCTGCATGTTTCTTCCAGTAAAACCACTACTTGAAAAACCAAATTATTACTTTAACGAAGATTTGCAGCGTTTTAGCGGTTATGCCCTAGGAGAAGACGTCTACTTAAGCGTGCAATTAGCCAAAGAAGGCTATAAATTTTACCGGGTAATGAACGCCTGGGGAATACATCATAAAACACCATCCGCCCGGCCGGATCTGGAAAAACTCATGGCGGCCAAGGTTTATAATTTAAGACAAATTTATAAAGTGAAAAATAAAAATAACCTTGACTTTTTATTTTACTTCTTATCAATAATAGGTAATTTTCTTTTAGCTTTATTTACTAGTCTCTTAACAAAGTCTTCAGGAAGTATTAAAGGTTTTTTTAAAGGACTAAATTAA
- a CDS encoding SDR family oxidoreductase has translation MAKFLVTGGAGFIGSHIVERLVRDGAEVVVLDDLSSGKEENLSEVLDKITFIKGDVRDLDLIKGITKDVDYILHEAAMASVPASIDDPLKCHEVNVTGTINVLLSAKENGVKRVVYAASSAVYGNNETLPKKEDMYPEPLSPYAVSKYAGELYLQVFARIYGIEAVGLRYFNVFGPKQDPNSQYAAVIPKFIDALLKGMPPTIYGDGMQTRDFIFIDDVVEANMLALTARGASGKVFNIACGERISLNRLYKVIKEIIGVDIEPVYAEARVGDVRDSLADISLARNILGFEPKVSLEEGLKKTVEWHKRNLEV, from the coding sequence TTGGCAAAATTCCTGGTTACCGGTGGAGCAGGTTTTATTGGCTCGCACATAGTGGAAAGGTTGGTACGAGACGGAGCTGAGGTCGTTGTCCTGGATGATTTATCAAGCGGTAAAGAGGAAAATCTCTCGGAAGTTTTAGATAAAATTACCTTTATTAAAGGAGATGTCCGGGATTTAGATTTGATAAAAGGAATTACTAAAGATGTGGATTATATTTTGCACGAAGCGGCGATGGCGTCGGTGCCGGCTTCTATCGATGACCCTTTAAAATGCCATGAAGTAAACGTTACCGGGACGATTAATGTGCTTTTATCTGCTAAAGAAAACGGAGTAAAAAGAGTGGTTTACGCGGCATCTTCGGCAGTATACGGGAATAATGAAACTTTACCCAAGAAAGAAGATATGTACCCGGAGCCGCTTTCTCCCTATGCGGTTTCGAAGTATGCCGGAGAGTTATATCTTCAAGTTTTTGCCCGGATTTACGGTATTGAAGCGGTGGGACTTCGGTACTTTAATGTTTTTGGGCCAAAGCAGGATCCCAATTCCCAGTACGCAGCGGTGATACCTAAGTTTATCGATGCATTGTTAAAAGGTATGCCGCCGACAATTTACGGGGATGGAATGCAGACCAGGGATTTTATTTTTATCGATGATGTGGTGGAGGCAAATATGCTGGCTTTAACGGCCCGGGGGGCTTCAGGGAAGGTATTTAATATTGCCTGCGGAGAGCGGATTAGTTTAAATAGGCTTTACAAAGTGATAAAAGAGATTATCGGGGTGGATATTGAGCCGGTATATGCTGAGGCAAGGGTTGGAGATGTCCGGGACTCCCTGGCGGATATATCTTTGGCCCGGAATATTTTGGGGTTTGAGCCAAAGGTGAGTTTGGAGGAGGGCCTTAAAAAGACGGTTGAGTGGCATAAACGGAATTTGGAGGTTTGA